The Triticum aestivum cultivar Chinese Spring chromosome 3A, IWGSC CS RefSeq v2.1, whole genome shotgun sequence genome includes a region encoding these proteins:
- the LOC123062989 gene encoding uncharacterized protein: MEVETLQDAEETKNGGNDFEENGSLDPVVYQLVRVEGDGTLVPPTEDEVLQIEQFLDDKVDLPSIDDVGNVEDFFTNDCMLLKEPDFEEGYSELETNGEIHTQQFDADLEVDRLKPSDDSLDIPSKCTVVHDHKPDTEQGDNNIVHQDNASTETPKSTVLNDSCSAEKEKTDACSRSVNNSSTGPSVSGVTSSVPDFSILRGEVCLDNLTIRELQEAFRATFGRETTVKDKLWLKRRITMGLTNSCDVQSSGCVVKDYKIVCKDAKYELPTIGGIPKAEVEATSLVRYQVLGPGNERDTPSCSYYRSEDQQRSSNRLKGVSTDNDESEGTLQDEQGAAKRLRKPTKRYIEELSDTETLDSTGKLSSPGKRVAHGEVLLRQRVTPLQEVDSLSITYPTRKDTFGGFSVHVPYASRMRRGRPRRNFISFLDDDPPVECPEVQMAVETMLGKDGEHVNHASSAVEVPLSKNAEKKGGHIETAEKKGGHIETADNKEIHSIEPEDICRTDAKTKTKRGLKRKHHRAWTLSEVLKLVDGVAQFGPGKWSEIRRLSFASYSYRTSVDLKDKWRNLLRASQTQLSPENDVITSPFSTYTDVQLFFQSAQLFPSCPVCSWITDCSLSSLFNGAEQGVCPRKSNPSIIPIPPAILLRVKELAELQPQAGNLAAAIKFSGQSSKAAQGRDVDLTKMSRDSSERNVSGIDHIKHYKNIISELLLGKEGTFSTGVAKQTEVVMAQYNRKAGEDSLPLFMEEIRGLSKCAMERLKHALHKVFTILNDEVDEIFGYIFALSEFRSEKLPSNHGSGSYEDSIAPPSVKKQKTVTVSTIDAYEESHGHIDSDIFAQLTRDIRLIEESGKTRQEAAKMFSDGLLRKLAEMEQGVYDLLDTVASKCRSMTTPEKIELGRRVRKLPETALDHMVEVVKMRRPAISVSDKVSFNLGRLDDTTLWRLYYYVETVLKAKQDRTVTPP, from the exons ATGGAAGTGGAAACTCTACAAGATGCTGAGGAGACTAAGAATGGAGGGAATGACTTTGAAGAGAATGGCAGTTTGGATCCCGTGGTTTACCAGCTAGTTCGG gtTGAAGGTGATGGAACGCTTGTTCCTCCTACGGAGGACGAAGTCCTGCAGATTGAACAGTTTCTTGATGACAAGGTTGATCTGCCTTCTATTGATGATGTAGGAAATGTGGAGGATTTTTTTACTAATGACTGCATGCTTCTGAAGGAGCCTGACTTTGAAG AGGGGTATTCCGAATTAGAGACTAATGGTGAAATACATACACAACAGTTTGATGCTGACCTAGAG GTAGACAGGTTAAAACCGTCGGATGACTCGCTTGATATTCCCTCGAAGTGTACAGTTGTTCATGATCACAAACCAGATACGGAACAAGGCGATAACAACATTGTTCACCAGGACAATGCTTCCACCGAGACTCCAAAATCAACAGTATTAAATGACTCTTGCAGTGCTGAAAAAGAAAAGACCGATGCTTGTTCAAGATCTGTAAATAACTCATCTACAGGACCATCTGTCTCTGGAGTTACTAGTTCAGTTCCCGACTTCTCCATTTTAAGAGGAGAAGTCTGTTTGGATAATCTTACAATTAGAGAACTTCAGGAAGCATTTAGAGCCACATTTGGGCGCGAAACTACTGTCAAGGACAAGTTATGGCTCAAAAGACGGATTACAATGGGATTGACCAATTCCTGCGATGTTCAAAGTTCAGGCTGTGTAGTTAAAGATTATAAAATAGTTTGCAAGGATGCCAAATACGAGCTACCTACAATTGGAGGAATACCTAAGGCTGAGGTTGAGGCTACTTCTTTGGTTAGGTATCAAGTATTGGGTCCTGGAAATGAGAGAGATACACCATCTTGCTCTTACTATCGGAGTGAGGACCAACAGCGATCCTCCAATAGGCTAAAAGGAGTATCAACAGACAACGATGAATCAGAAGGAACTTTGCAGGATGAACAAGGCGCCGCTAAGAGACTTAGAAAACCAACAAAAAGGTACATTGAGGAGCTCTCAGATACCGAGACACTTGACTCCACTGGGAAGCTTTCTTCACCAGGAAAAAGGGTTGCACATGGTGAGGTGTTACTCAGACAACGGGTTACTCCTTTACAAGAAGTTGATTCATTGAGTATAACTTATCCTACCCGGAAGGATACTTTTGGAGGATTTAGTGTACATGTTCCTTATGCGTCAAGGATGAGAAGAGGGCGTCCTCGGAGAAACTTCATTTCATTTTTG GATGATGATCCACCTGTGGAATGTCCTGAGGTTCAGATGGCAGTTGAGACGATGTTGGGAAAAGATGGTGAACATGTGAATCATGCAAGCAGTGCCGTGGAAGTTCCACTATCG AAAAATGCTGAGAAGAAAGGAGGGCATATAGAAACAGCTGAGAAGAAAGGAGGGCATATAGAAACAGCTGATAACAAGGAGATTCATTCCATAGAGCCAGAGGATATTTGCAGAACTGATGCCAAGACGAAAACAAAGCGGGGTTTGAAGCGGAAGCATCATCGAGCATGGACATTGTCCGAGGTTCTGAAGCTGGTCGATGGCGTGGCTCAGTTCGGGCCTGGCAAATGGTCTGAGATTAGAAGACTATCCTTTGCCTCATATTCTTACCGCACCTCAGTGGATCTCAAG GATAAGTGGCGCAATCTGCTAAGAGCCAGCCAGACACAGCTTTCGCCGGAAAATGATGTAATTACTTCTCCCTTTTCAACTTATACGGATGTTCAACTTTTTTTCCAATCAGCTCAGTTATTCCCATCCTGTCCTGTTTGCTCCTGGATTACTGATTGCTCACTTTCTTCACTCTTCAATGGTGCTGAGCAGGGTGTTTGTCCGCGGAAAAGCAACCCTTCGATCATTCCAATACCACCGGCCATTTTGCTACGAGTGAAAGAGCTAGCTGAGCTTCAGCCGCAAGCCGGCAACCTGGCGGCGGCAATCAAGTTCTCAGGGCAGAGCAGCAAGGCGGCACAGGGGAGAG ATGTAGATCTGACAAAG ATGTCAAGAGACTCTTCTGAGAGAAATGTGTCTGGAATTGATCATATCAAGCACTATAAAAACATTATCTCTGAGTTGTTACTCGGAAAAGAAGGCACATTCTCTACTGGAGTTGCAAAACAAACTGAAGTTGTTATGGCCCAATATAACCGCAAAGCGGGTGAAGATTCTCTTCCATTATTCATGGAAGAAATTAGGGGCCTATCAAAATGTGCCATGGAGAGATTAAAGCATGCTCTCCATAAGGTTTTTACAATCCTCAATGATGAAGTTGATGAG ATATTTGGTTACATTTTCGCACTATCTGAATTTAGGTCTGAGAAGTTGCCGTCAAACCATGGAAGCGGATCGTATGAGGACAGTATCGCCCCACCAAGTGTTAAAAAACAGAAAACTGTGACAGTTTCTACAATCGATGCTTATGAAGAATCGCATGGTCATATTGATTCAGATATCTTTGCACAG CTCACAAGAGATATCCGGCTGATAGAAGAAAGTGGCAAAACACGTCAAGAGGCTGCAAAGATGTTCTCTGATGGGTTGCTGCGGAAG CTTGCTGAAATGGAGCAAGGTGTTTATGATTTACTGGACACAGTGGCATCCAAGTGCAG ATCTATGACCACTCCTGAGAAGATTGAACTTGGTAGGCGCGTCCGCAAACTCCCAGAGACGGCACTTGATCACATGGTGGAGGTAGTTAAAATGAGGAGACCTGCAATCTCGGTTTCTGATAAAGTATCATTCAACTTAGGAAGACTG GATGACACAACTTTGTGGAGACTGTACTACTATGTGGAAACTGTGTTAAAAGCAAAACAAGATCGGACGGTCACCCCTCCCTAG